A window of the Nibribacter ruber genome harbors these coding sequences:
- a CDS encoding GNAT family N-acetyltransferase: protein MKTSAPFTFRLATAEDASVLADLGWRTFDETFAAYNKPEDMEAFRPTAYTTDLQAEELADPNTVFLLVEAEGEAVAYVKWNTAAAPTEISGQKPFQISRLYLLQAWTGRGLGDTLMQMSLDRAKENGHDTVWLTVWESNERAIRFYQKYGFEEAGELTFVLGQDVQRDLYMQRKV, encoded by the coding sequence GTGAAAACTTCCGCTCCTTTTACCTTTAGACTGGCTACCGCCGAAGACGCATCCGTACTAGCAGATTTAGGCTGGCGCACCTTTGATGAGACCTTTGCCGCCTACAACAAACCCGAGGACATGGAAGCCTTTAGGCCCACCGCCTACACCACAGACTTGCAAGCCGAAGAACTAGCCGACCCCAACACGGTTTTCTTGCTGGTAGAGGCAGAAGGGGAGGCAGTGGCGTATGTGAAGTGGAATACTGCTGCTGCGCCCACAGAAATCTCAGGACAGAAACCTTTTCAAATCAGTCGATTGTATTTGTTGCAAGCCTGGACAGGCAGGGGATTAGGTGATACTTTGATGCAAATGAGTCTGGACCGCGCCAAGGAAAACGGGCATGATACGGTGTGGCTCACGGTGTGGGAAAGCAACGAGCGCGCCATTCGGTTCTACCAGAAATATGGGTTTGAAGAAGCCGGGGAATTAACCTTTGTGCTAGGCCAGGACGTGCAGCGCGATTTGTATATGCAACGCAAGGTATGA
- a CDS encoding FAD binding domain-containing protein, protein MIPFLYVKPSKAQAAIDTVAKDQTAMFIAGGTNLIDLMKRSVMNPEKLVDINKLPLRKIEKEDGATHIGALALNSTVAEDKLILERHPLLAQALNAGASAQLRNMATVGGNLMQRVRCPYFYDTAMPCNKREPGTGCSALEGYNRMHAIFGHSDKCIAVNPSDMNVALVALDATVLVSGPKGDRKISFADFHRLPGDTPHIDTNLQKGELITAVHITENPYTKNVHYLKVRDRNSYAFALVSAAVGLELNGNTIKSARLAMGGVAHKPWHLTEAEQFLAGKPATEATFKQAAELAMRGAKAFEHNKFKLELGPNTLVQALKNAAGAV, encoded by the coding sequence ATGATTCCGTTCCTATATGTAAAGCCCAGCAAGGCACAAGCGGCCATTGACACCGTCGCCAAAGACCAAACCGCCATGTTCATCGCCGGCGGCACCAACCTCATTGACCTCATGAAGCGCAGCGTCATGAACCCCGAAAAGCTGGTGGACATCAACAAACTGCCTCTTCGCAAGATTGAGAAAGAAGACGGGGCCACGCACATCGGGGCCTTGGCCTTGAACAGCACGGTGGCCGAGGATAAGTTAATACTAGAGAGACACCCGTTGTTGGCACAGGCCTTAAATGCGGGGGCTTCGGCCCAGCTCAGGAATATGGCCACGGTGGGCGGCAATTTAATGCAACGCGTGCGCTGCCCGTATTTCTATGACACGGCCATGCCTTGCAACAAGCGCGAGCCGGGCACCGGTTGCAGTGCGCTGGAAGGCTACAACCGCATGCATGCCATCTTCGGGCACAGTGACAAATGCATTGCCGTAAACCCAAGCGACATGAACGTAGCCTTGGTAGCCTTAGATGCTACCGTGTTGGTCTCTGGCCCTAAAGGCGACAGGAAAATCTCCTTCGCTGACTTTCATAGACTGCCCGGAGACACGCCGCACATTGACACCAACCTGCAGAAAGGCGAATTAATTACGGCAGTACACATTACGGAGAACCCTTATACCAAAAACGTGCATTACCTGAAAGTGCGCGACCGTAACTCCTACGCCTTCGCGCTGGTATCCGCAGCGGTGGGATTGGAACTAAACGGCAACACAATTAAGTCGGCGAGGCTGGCGATGGGCGGCGTGGCGCATAAGCCATGGCACTTGACAGAGGCCGAGCAGTTTCTGGCCGGCAAACCGGCTACGGAGGCCACCTTTAAGCAGGCGGCAGAGCTAGCCATGCGCGGGGCGAAGGCCTTTGAGCACAACAAATTCAAGTTAGAACTCGGGCCTAATACGCTTGTACAGGCTTTGAAAAACGCGGCCGGCGCCGTTTAA
- the uvrB gene encoding excinuclease ABC subunit UvrB: protein MKFQLTSEFKPTGDQPRAIAQLTEGVNHGEHAQVLLGATGTGKTFTVANVIQEVQKPTLVLCHNKTLAAQLYGEFKQFFPNNAVEYFISYYDYYQPEAYIASSDVFIEKDLAINEEIEKLRLHATSALLSGRRDVIVVASVSCIYGIGNPEEFGKNVIPLAAGMKVSRNNLLYQFVSILYSRTEVEFTRGTFRVKGDTVDIYPAYADFAYRIYFWGDEIESIQRIDPESGKKIADEESISLFPANLFVTGKDTLNQAIHEIQYDMVAQHEYFLKEGRDNEAKRIKERTEFDLEMIRELGYCSGIENYSRYFDRREPGARPFCLLDYFPDDFLMVIDESHATLPQVRAMWGGDRSRKTALVEYGFRLPAAMDNRPLTFNEFESVMHQVIFVSATPGDYEIQKSEGVIVEQIIRPTGLLDPEIEIRPSQNQIDDLLDEVDNRIKRGDRVLVTTLTKRMAEELCKYMERLNIKVKYIHSEVKSLERVEILRELRLGDIDVLIGVNLLREGLDLPEVSLVAILDTDKEGFLRDQRSLIQTIGRAARNENGKVLMYADRITGSMQRAIDETNRRRATQMEYNQEHGITPKTIFKSKEAIMDQTSVADSNKREAKAYAGPDESLMSIAADPVVQYMKRDELEKVIKKTEKQMEAAAKELDFLQAAKFRDELAELRKLLKAKRD from the coding sequence ATGAAGTTTCAACTAACCTCAGAATTCAAACCCACCGGCGACCAGCCCCGCGCCATTGCCCAGCTCACCGAAGGCGTGAATCACGGCGAGCACGCGCAGGTACTGCTTGGGGCCACCGGTACGGGTAAAACCTTTACCGTGGCCAACGTGATACAGGAAGTGCAGAAGCCCACGCTGGTGCTTTGCCATAACAAGACCCTGGCTGCGCAGCTGTACGGTGAGTTCAAGCAATTCTTCCCCAACAACGCCGTAGAGTATTTCATCTCTTACTATGACTACTATCAGCCCGAGGCCTACATTGCTTCTTCTGATGTGTTCATTGAAAAGGACCTGGCCATTAACGAGGAGATAGAGAAACTGCGTCTGCACGCCACATCAGCTTTGCTGTCGGGTAGGAGAGATGTGATTGTGGTGGCCTCCGTTTCCTGCATCTATGGTATTGGTAACCCAGAGGAGTTTGGTAAGAACGTGATTCCGTTGGCGGCCGGCATGAAGGTGAGCCGCAACAACCTACTCTACCAGTTTGTGTCCATCTTGTACAGCCGCACCGAGGTGGAGTTTACCCGTGGAACATTTAGGGTGAAAGGCGATACCGTGGACATCTATCCCGCCTACGCCGACTTCGCCTACCGCATTTATTTCTGGGGCGACGAGATTGAATCCATCCAGCGCATTGACCCCGAGTCTGGCAAGAAGATAGCCGATGAGGAAAGCATCTCGCTGTTTCCAGCCAACCTCTTCGTGACGGGCAAAGACACGCTTAATCAGGCCATCCATGAGATCCAGTATGACATGGTGGCCCAGCACGAGTATTTCTTGAAAGAAGGCCGTGACAATGAAGCTAAGCGCATTAAGGAACGCACCGAGTTTGACCTAGAGATGATTCGGGAACTGGGCTACTGCTCTGGTATTGAGAACTACTCCCGGTACTTTGACCGCCGTGAGCCAGGCGCACGGCCTTTCTGTCTTTTGGACTACTTCCCAGACGATTTCCTGATGGTGATTGATGAGAGTCATGCCACCTTGCCACAGGTACGCGCCATGTGGGGTGGTGACCGTTCGCGCAAGACCGCGCTGGTAGAATATGGCTTTAGATTACCGGCCGCCATGGACAACCGCCCGCTCACCTTCAATGAGTTTGAGAGCGTCATGCACCAAGTCATTTTTGTAAGCGCCACGCCCGGCGACTATGAAATTCAAAAGTCTGAAGGCGTGATTGTAGAGCAGATCATTCGGCCTACCGGTTTGCTGGACCCAGAGATTGAAATCAGGCCAAGCCAGAACCAGATAGATGACTTGCTAGACGAGGTAGACAACCGCATCAAACGTGGTGATCGTGTGCTGGTGACTACGCTCACCAAACGCATGGCCGAAGAGCTTTGCAAATACATGGAGCGCCTCAACATCAAGGTCAAGTACATTCACTCAGAGGTGAAATCACTGGAGCGCGTGGAGATTCTGCGTGAACTGCGTCTAGGCGATATTGACGTACTCATTGGCGTGAACTTGCTCCGTGAAGGTCTTGACTTACCCGAGGTGAGTTTAGTGGCCATTCTGGATACCGACAAAGAAGGCTTCCTGCGCGACCAACGCTCCTTGATACAGACCATAGGCCGCGCCGCGCGTAACGAGAATGGCAAGGTGCTCATGTACGCCGATAGAATCACGGGCTCTATGCAACGCGCCATTGATGAGACCAACCGACGCCGTGCCACGCAGATGGAGTACAACCAGGAGCATGGCATTACGCCTAAGACTATCTTCAAGTCCAAGGAAGCCATCATGGACCAAACCTCGGTGGCAGACTCTAACAAGCGCGAAGCAAAGGCCTACGCCGGACCAGATGAAAGCCTCATGTCCATTGCCGCTGACCCAGTGGTGCAGTACATGAAGCGCGACGAGCTGGAGAAAGTCATCAAGAAAACGGAGAAGCAGATGGAAGCCGCTGCCAAAGAACTGGACTTTTTGCAAGCCGCCAAGTTTAGAGATGAATTGGCCGAGCTTCGCAAGTTGTTGAAGGCAAAGAGAGACTAA
- a CDS encoding (2Fe-2S)-binding protein, which produces MAFENNLPSSTPSGEGGQCPHEARRTFLKQSSILTALALAPTAAIKAAELKLEEKVAAAFEQVKVSLNINGKKHKLSIEPRTTLLDLLREQLHLTGTKKGCDYGQCGACTVHVDGQRVNSCLALAVMQDGKEITTIEGLAKGDDLHPMQEAFIKHDGFQCGYCTPGQIMSAVACIREGHADSDEEIREFMSGNICRCGAYPNIVNAIKEVKNGGQRV; this is translated from the coding sequence ATGGCATTTGAAAACAATCTTCCCTCATCTACCCCTTCTGGGGAAGGTGGGCAATGCCCCCATGAAGCCCGAAGAACCTTTTTAAAACAGTCTTCCATTTTGACTGCTTTGGCTTTGGCTCCTACCGCGGCCATCAAAGCCGCCGAGCTGAAGTTGGAGGAGAAAGTAGCTGCTGCTTTTGAACAGGTGAAGGTGAGCCTGAATATCAACGGCAAAAAGCACAAGCTCTCCATTGAACCACGCACCACGCTTTTGGATTTACTTCGCGAGCAACTGCACCTGACCGGCACCAAGAAGGGCTGTGACTACGGCCAGTGCGGCGCCTGCACGGTGCACGTTGACGGCCAGCGGGTAAATTCTTGTTTGGCTTTGGCAGTGATGCAGGACGGCAAGGAAATCACGACTATTGAAGGCCTGGCCAAAGGCGATGACCTGCACCCCATGCAAGAGGCGTTCATCAAGCATGACGGTTTCCAGTGCGGGTATTGCACGCCGGGCCAGATTATGAGCGCGGTAGCTTGTATTAGAGAAGGCCACGCCGATTCTGACGAGGAGATACGAGAGTTCATGAGCGGAAACATCTGTCGGTGTGGGGCTTACCCCAACATTGTGAATGCCATCAAGGAAGTGAAGAATGGAGGACAGCGCGTATGA
- a CDS encoding outer membrane beta-barrel protein, translating to MKESSAEENKQSRRVEDVFREGFDDAQVPPPSRLWDNLDQALENQELRRYRKQAFWYRSVAAACLLLLFMTGVFLWQQDQLPFWTGSPEGQLAKESSPANQQTENATAAPKTDSSQRMAASTNQDASIFSSIPEKQAKNDRGNPAQTRTSELMASADRSTATKTNSITSSASRFIAANRRNSAGKEKSAASANLPEENTPTLAISAPTQSGSQVSEVGTISLSGESSRVSGRTVISENAMAVSSRVAAASTNGLASDSLLNSRVATVLYQDSQDKVMMAKAEAEPSPTVLPEKTSSLKGWNVSLAYTPMYAYAPIAVGDAPNHDGMKMSDEQQQMYKQYAQALQEYKDSYTPAYSFTAKLAAGFQLNDHWQIESGVLYAQNEATTSHSFLITKNNGMMRVNSLVPVVNKPEPIVKAAFEPELANNLEAVTPTEQYRTRYKYKQVGLPLRLSYRKSISRVFAFVSGGVNLHLLLQNSIESENPEVQAKRYRYDDQTSPFRAWQWAAVTAAGLGYQLNQKMSITVAPELTYSFSSALKESQTQADPYQVGVSIGGKYRLSK from the coding sequence ATGAAAGAGTCATCGGCTGAGGAGAATAAGCAAAGCCGCCGCGTAGAAGACGTCTTCCGGGAGGGGTTTGACGACGCGCAAGTGCCCCCACCGTCGCGGCTATGGGACAACCTGGACCAGGCCCTGGAAAACCAGGAACTGCGCCGTTACCGCAAGCAGGCCTTTTGGTACCGCTCTGTGGCGGCTGCCTGCTTGTTGCTGTTATTCATGACGGGAGTGTTTTTATGGCAGCAAGACCAACTGCCTTTCTGGACCGGCTCTCCTGAAGGGCAGCTGGCCAAGGAGTCTTCCCCTGCTAACCAGCAAACAGAAAATGCCACGGCGGCACCAAAAACAGATTCTTCTCAAAGAATGGCGGCATCCACCAACCAAGATGCGTCCATTTTTAGCTCAATTCCTGAAAAACAAGCCAAAAACGACCGAGGTAACCCTGCACAGACCAGAACCTCAGAGTTAATGGCGTCTGCTGATAGAAGCACTGCCACTAAGACAAATTCAATAACAAGCTCTGCCTCACGGTTCATTGCCGCCAATAGAAGAAACTCTGCTGGTAAGGAAAAATCTGCCGCTTCCGCTAATTTGCCTGAAGAAAACACGCCGACCCTGGCCATTTCTGCTCCAACGCAAAGCGGTTCCCAAGTTTCCGAGGTCGGCACCATATCTCTATCAGGAGAATCTTCCAGGGTTTCTGGGAGAACAGTTATTAGTGAAAACGCAATGGCTGTTTCTAGTCGGGTTGCGGCTGCTAGCACCAATGGCCTAGCCTCAGACTCCTTGCTCAACAGCAGAGTAGCCACCGTTCTTTATCAAGACAGCCAGGATAAAGTAATGATGGCCAAAGCAGAAGCAGAGCCGTCGCCAACCGTGCTTCCAGAGAAGACTTCCTCCCTGAAAGGTTGGAATGTATCTCTGGCGTACACGCCAATGTATGCTTATGCGCCCATTGCCGTTGGTGATGCGCCCAACCATGATGGCATGAAAATGTCTGATGAGCAACAGCAAATGTACAAGCAGTATGCCCAGGCGCTTCAGGAGTATAAAGACAGCTATACACCGGCCTATTCATTCACCGCAAAACTAGCCGCTGGCTTTCAGTTGAACGACCATTGGCAGATAGAGTCTGGCGTGTTGTATGCTCAGAACGAGGCTACCACCAGTCATTCATTCCTAATCACCAAGAACAACGGCATGATGCGCGTCAACTCCCTGGTGCCCGTGGTGAACAAGCCAGAACCTATTGTCAAGGCGGCTTTTGAACCAGAACTCGCCAACAACCTGGAGGCCGTTACTCCAACGGAGCAATACCGCACAAGGTACAAATACAAGCAGGTGGGCCTGCCGTTGCGGCTCTCTTACCGCAAGAGCATCAGCAGGGTGTTCGCGTTTGTGTCTGGCGGGGTTAACCTGCATTTGCTTTTGCAGAACAGCATAGAGTCTGAGAACCCAGAGGTGCAGGCCAAGCGCTATAGGTATGATGACCAGACCTCACCCTTCAGGGCCTGGCAATGGGCGGCCGTAACGGCGGCAGGCCTCGGATACCAACTGAACCAGAAGATGAGCATCACAGTGGCCCCAGAACTTACCTATTCCTTTTCGTCTGCGTTAAAGGAAAGTCAGACGCAGGCAGATCCTTACCAGGTAGGGGTGAGCATAGGGGGTAAATACCGCCTTTCTAAATAA
- a CDS encoding xanthine dehydrogenase family protein molybdopterin-binding subunit, whose amino-acid sequence MKDLFFQDNVGKPMDRVDGRLKVTGAAKYSAEYVLPNMAHAVLVGSTIAKGRIKSIDTKRAENAPGVLAVLHHLNAPKVPGYVQASHPTEPKPVGQPLRLFHDNQVFFNDQPIAVVVADTLERAMYAAKLVKAQYEQEKHATDFNKQVKEAVLPTSAKRNPKHPLNDYTRGKEDAYKTENLKIEGEYVIPTEVHHPMELQAIIAHWEAADKLTVYDKTQAVIGSQNAFAKDWGIPVENVKVIATFVGGAFGNGLHTWPHETAAIMAAKKVNRPVKLMLTREQMFTMVGYRPHAWQKVGMSATPQGKITSITHEAIGQTSSYEEFTESTLLQTRMMYTSPNVTTRYRILPLDISTPIWMRGPGEATGAFALESAMDEMAHVLGMDPLEFRLLNHTDKDPERNMPWSTKYLTEAMKMGAERIGWNKRQLKPGSVKNGEWLVGYGMGVGTFGANRGRAVVRATLYPDNKLVLQCATTDIGPGTGTAMVQIASQNLGIPAENIVFELGSSLYPPSPSQGGSATVASVGSAVHAACMALKQKLTTMVAGNADSSFKGATLETLTFKDGALSTNNSPTTRLKYGDILKQQKLTELEVTEESKPDPEARQKYSMYSFSVHFAEVQVHPMTGQIKVTKIVSCADAGTIINPKTAGNQMIGGAVGGIGMALTEGTVMDHRYGRYVTKDLADYHLPVHADAPNIEALFVNKPDLINNPNGTKGIGEIATIGVAPAIANAIFNATGKRIRELPITPDKLI is encoded by the coding sequence ATGAAAGATTTGTTCTTCCAAGATAACGTGGGCAAGCCCATGGACCGGGTAGATGGCCGCCTCAAAGTAACCGGTGCCGCCAAATACTCCGCTGAATATGTTTTGCCCAACATGGCGCACGCCGTGCTGGTGGGCAGTACCATCGCCAAAGGCCGCATCAAAAGCATTGACACCAAACGCGCCGAAAACGCGCCGGGCGTATTGGCGGTGTTACACCATTTGAATGCGCCCAAAGTACCGGGCTATGTGCAGGCATCGCACCCCACAGAACCCAAACCGGTGGGTCAGCCTCTGCGCCTGTTCCATGACAACCAGGTGTTCTTCAATGACCAGCCCATTGCGGTAGTAGTGGCAGACACCTTGGAGCGAGCCATGTACGCGGCCAAACTGGTGAAAGCCCAATACGAACAAGAGAAGCACGCCACGGATTTCAATAAGCAGGTAAAGGAAGCGGTATTGCCAACCTCGGCGAAGCGCAATCCAAAGCACCCCTTGAATGATTACACCCGGGGCAAAGAGGACGCTTATAAAACCGAGAACCTCAAGATTGAAGGCGAATATGTGATACCCACGGAGGTGCACCACCCCATGGAACTGCAGGCCATCATTGCGCACTGGGAGGCCGCGGACAAACTTACGGTGTATGACAAGACGCAGGCGGTTATCGGCTCACAAAATGCCTTCGCCAAAGACTGGGGCATACCTGTGGAGAACGTGAAAGTAATTGCCACGTTTGTGGGCGGTGCCTTCGGGAATGGCTTGCACACCTGGCCCCATGAAACCGCCGCCATCATGGCCGCCAAGAAAGTGAATCGACCCGTCAAACTAATGCTCACGCGGGAGCAGATGTTTACCATGGTGGGCTACCGTCCGCATGCCTGGCAGAAAGTGGGCATGAGCGCCACTCCGCAGGGGAAAATCACCTCCATTACGCATGAGGCCATCGGGCAGACGTCTTCTTATGAGGAGTTCACCGAGAGCACCCTGCTACAGACGCGCATGATGTACACCAGCCCCAACGTCACCACCCGCTACCGCATTCTGCCTCTGGACATCAGTACGCCCATCTGGATGCGCGGCCCCGGCGAGGCGACCGGTGCTTTTGCCCTAGAGTCGGCGATGGATGAGATGGCGCACGTGCTGGGCATGGACCCGCTGGAATTCAGGTTACTCAACCACACCGACAAAGATCCTGAGCGCAACATGCCTTGGTCTACAAAATACCTGACCGAGGCCATGAAAATGGGCGCCGAGCGCATTGGCTGGAACAAGCGCCAACTCAAACCTGGCTCGGTCAAAAACGGCGAATGGCTGGTGGGTTACGGGATGGGCGTGGGCACCTTTGGGGCAAACCGCGGACGGGCGGTAGTACGCGCTACGCTGTATCCAGACAATAAACTGGTTTTGCAATGCGCCACTACGGATATTGGTCCAGGAACGGGTACGGCCATGGTACAGATTGCCTCGCAGAATCTGGGGATTCCGGCTGAGAACATCGTCTTTGAGCTGGGAAGCTCTTTGTATCCGCCTTCGCCTAGCCAGGGAGGTTCTGCCACTGTGGCCAGCGTGGGCTCAGCGGTGCATGCGGCGTGCATGGCGCTTAAGCAAAAGCTGACCACCATGGTGGCAGGCAATGCAGACTCCAGCTTTAAAGGGGCAACATTGGAAACGCTAACCTTCAAGGACGGCGCCCTTTCTACCAACAACTCTCCTACTACCCGTTTAAAATACGGCGACATTTTAAAGCAACAGAAACTCACAGAGCTAGAAGTTACTGAAGAATCTAAGCCAGACCCAGAGGCGCGGCAGAAATACTCCATGTACTCGTTCTCGGTTCATTTTGCCGAAGTGCAGGTGCATCCAATGACGGGCCAGATTAAAGTGACCAAAATCGTTTCTTGCGCAGACGCCGGTACCATCATCAACCCCAAGACGGCGGGCAACCAGATGATTGGCGGCGCAGTGGGCGGCATTGGCATGGCCCTCACCGAAGGCACTGTCATGGACCACAGATATGGCCGCTACGTGACCAAAGACCTGGCAGACTACCATTTGCCGGTGCACGCAGACGCGCCTAACATTGAGGCATTATTCGTAAACAAGCCCGACCTCATCAACAACCCGAACGGCACCAAAGGCATAGGCGAGATTGCGACCATCGGCGTAGCCCCGGCCATTGCCAACGCCATCTTCAATGCCACGGGCAAACGCATCAGGGAACTGCCTATCACGCCAGACAAGCTGATTTAA